A DNA window from Gigantopelta aegis isolate Gae_Host chromosome 4, Gae_host_genome, whole genome shotgun sequence contains the following coding sequences:
- the LOC121370940 gene encoding uncharacterized protein LOC121370940 isoform X1 — protein MADSSEHLERERKLIQVGILTVSDSCYGGHAEDKSGKNLKQLIEANDLSTAKILHADVVTKEIVPDELEKIKGKLEEWSDHLKLDLILTTGGTGFSPRDVTPEATKAVLEREALGITIAMIVGSLKITSLAMLSRLTCGIRGKTLIINLPGSTKGSEECFRLAVPGIPHAVDLLKDASAHVKVTHDALQSHGVAHSHNVHRMKHSNHGSHSHSPENTGDVQFESVSATNMTSSQLNQGQDLMKRCVETSGLPLDSNSQHHNGALREPVSIRLPTKTVLLPPTTHDDISNDSDIRSSADPGHVEGCMIGTQPTRMSDISDFSKFYFVTDSSSQMQQYIIVKNDDQIVCSSGQDGSSVVDVDSFDDHPGDDESVDISDHGVMHTAVPDHTILMMNEGNPNVPVNTMMCERNIINVPASTVSMMSERNTAMPIGIMSVGNEGNDNVPVNTVSMISDSSAVLPGDIVSVTRDKNENMSDNMMSVSATKPTDQVSTVSVVRPENTVTMENVDAILHAAQSQENGKDIYNFDDSPDNVDSDSKSRMISPVIDKVVKLNTSSPILKANIHKSSCQGEVIYVPVGTALKDFLKTHPLIRGIYLNKGKRDLKRELVALKRQDHAVDTGSWKRGRHIHERNRFDDSFEYTDAGRKKKSQLERKKMRDMYVVNWYVWCPGHGNCLRRCGVYGSCNAGCGGKSHRQDRHNCSFMVNLKLYLSDLTEWRVHLTGSHVPDQSGVSWEPPPPHVQRLSEDRRDAIILYSTGMTNSADILDVLSSDPNNEMDEEIVSKRKISRFLSSMKKRRKFHSYDCKKSIPVGEMSVKNTSFCERSNIHNNTAKESVDNTEIECSPSGTVYQQLTHAEQRAEGDVLEIKSISCDKNVKYFKIVDPSGNVTCINTGDKLSKFFENIDCNSQVINMPSSSQVINTTPTPHEYSPKLPPSCMDVIVVNPSEMSLLQDSGSSDIGSLLARCRQHDTAN, from the exons ATTACATGCTGATGTTGTCACTAAGGAGATTGTACCTGATGAGCTTGAGAAAATTAAG GGAAAGTTGGAAGAGTGGAGTGATCACTTGAAATTGGATTTGATTCTAACAACTGGAGGGACTGGGTTTTCTCCAAGAGATGTTACTCCAGAG GCTACAAAAGCTGTACTGGAACGTGAGGCTCTGGGCATCACAATTGCCATGATTGTTGGATCACTGAAAATCACCTCTCTGGCCATGCTGTCTAG ATTGACTTGTGGAATACGAGGGAAAACATTGATCATAAATCTTCCAGGAAGTACAAAAGGGTCAGAG GAATGCTTCAGACTGGCTGTACCAGGTATTCCCCACGCTGTGGACTTATTAAAGGATGCATCTGCCCATGTGAAGGTTACCCATGATGCACTGCAGTCTCACGGTGTGGCTCATTCTCACAATGTGCACAGAATGAAACACTCCAACCATGGATCACATTCTCACAGTCCAGAGAACACTGGTGATGTGCAG TTTGAATCGGTGAGTGCCACCAACATGACCTCATCACAGCTCAACCAGGGACAAGATCTCATGAAACGATGTGTCGAAACCTCCGGCCTACCACTAGATAGCAATTCACAACACCATAACGGTGCTCTGAGAGAACCAGTGTCAATACGTCTTCCCACTAAAACGGTACTACTTCCTCCAACAACACACGACGATATCAGCAATGATTCAGACATTAGAAGTTCTGCTGATCCAGGTCACGTTGAAGGTTGTATGATTGGTACGCAGCCAACCAGAATGTCCGATATATCCGACTTCAGTAAGTTTTATTTTGTCACCGATTCATCCAGTCAGATGCAGCAGTACATCATTGTGAAGAATGATGACCAGATAGTTTGTAGCAGTGGACAGGATGGAAGCAGTGTTGTTGATGTGGATTCATTTGATGATCATCCTGGTGATGATGAAAGTGTGGATATATCTGATCACGGTGTCATGCATACGGCCGTACCAGACCATACGATTTTAATGATGAATGAAGGAAACCCGAATGTGCCCGTCAATACCATGATGTGTGAAAGAAACATAATAAATGTGCCAGCGAGTACAGTGTCAATGATGAGTGAAAGAAATACAGCGATGCCAATCGGTATAATGTCAGTTGGTAATGAAGGAAACGATAATGTGCCGGTTAATACAGTGTCAATGATAAGTGACAGTAGTGCTGTTCTGCCAGGTGATATCGTGTCAGTAACACgtgacaaaaatgaaaatatgtcaGACAATATGATGTCAGTAAGTGCCACAAAGCCAACTGATCAAGTGAGCACGGTGTCGGTGGTGAGACCAGAGAACACAGTGACAATGGAAAATGTGGATGCCATTTTGCATGCAGCTCAATCACAAGAGAATGGTAAAGACATTTATAACTTTGATGACAGTCCTGACAATGTTGACTCTGATTCGAAGAGCAGAATGATTTCACCAGTGATAGATAAAGTGGTTAAGTTGAATACATCCAGCCCGATTTTGAAGGCCAACATCCACAAGAGTTCTTGTCAGGGGGAGGTCATTTATGTGCCGGTCGGTACTGCTCTTAAGGATTTCTTGAAGACACATCCGTTGATCCGTGGCATCTACTTAAACAAGGGAAAGCGGGACCTGAAGCGGGAGTTGGTGGCCCTAAAGCGACAAGACCATGCTGTCGACACGGGCAGCTGGAAGAGAGGAAGACACATCCACGAACGGAATCGGTTCGATGACTCGTTTGAATACACGGACGCAGGAAGAAAGAAGAAGTCACAGCTGGAAAGAAAGAAGATGAGAGACATGTATGTTGTCAACTGGTACGTGTGGTGTCCGGGACATGGCAACTGCTTACGACGCTGTGGGGTATACGGATCATGCAATGCTG GCTGTGGAGGAAAGAGTCACCGACAGGATCGACACAACTGTAGTTTCATGGTCAATCTGAAGCTGTATCTTAGCGACCTGACTGAATGGCGAGTGCACCTCACTGGCTCCCACGTCCCTGATCAGTCTGGAGTTTCGTGGGAACCTCCACCTCCACACGTACAGCGTCTGTCCGAGGACAGGCGGGACGCTATCATCCTGTATTCAACTGGAATGACCAACTCGGCCGACATTTTGGATGTGCTTTCAAGTGACCCCAACAACGAAATGGATGAAGAAATTGTTTCCAAACGTAAAATTAGCAGGTTTTTATCAAGCATGAAAAAACGTAGGAAGTTCCATTCGTATGATTGTAAGAAAAGTATACCTGTTGGGGAAATGTCAGTTAAAAATACATCATTTTGTGAAAGGTCtaacatacataataatacaGCTAAAGAAAGTGTTGATAATACTGAAATTGAATGTTCTCCTTCTGGAACTGTTTATCAACAGTTAACTCATGCTGAGCAGAGAGCAGAAGGTGATGTCTTAGAGATAAAAAGCATATCCTGTGATAagaatgttaaatatttcaAGATTGTTGATCCCTCGGGTAATGTTACTTGCATTAATACTGGGGACAAACTTTCCAAGTTCTTTGAGAATATTGACTGTAACTCTCAAGTGATCAATATGCCTAGTAGTTCTCAGGTGATCAATACGACACCCACACCACATGAATACAGCCCCAAACTGCCACCCAGTTGTATGGACGTGATTGTTGTTAACCCATCAGAGATGTCACTTTTACAGGATTCAGGCTCTTCTGACATTGGATCACTGCTTGCAAGATGTCGGCAACATGACACAGCAAACTAA